One stretch of Thermanaerosceptrum fracticalcis DNA includes these proteins:
- the murG gene encoding undecaprenyldiphospho-muramoylpentapeptide beta-N-acetylglucosaminyltransferase, translated as MRVILTGGGTGGHIYPAIAIGQAILKEWPKTEILFVGTKEGLESKIVPETGLAFKTVDVEGWRRQLSFQVFKAGWKALLGTRQAARIIREFSPQIVIGTGGYVCLPVVWSAARQGIPTVIHEQNALPGLTNKFLSRWVERILLTFPESEKAFPPKVKSKLNLTGLPVRPVILQTTREEGLKYFNFSPHKLTLLGVGGSRGAKSINQAFVYVLKRLASDSRVQVIHITGQSGYEEFKRDLAAAGIDLANCGNITIRPYLSQMEYALACADLCVTRAGATFLAEMTAKGVPAVLIPYPFAAENHQEYNARALVHAGAAEMILDKALTGQILLKSVQGILFAENRRKQMAVASKNAGKPDATEKILQVIRSLV; from the coding sequence ATGCGTGTCATTTTAACGGGCGGGGGTACGGGTGGTCATATTTATCCGGCTATTGCCATCGGTCAGGCCATTTTAAAAGAATGGCCCAAAACGGAAATCCTTTTTGTGGGGACGAAAGAAGGTTTAGAAAGCAAGATCGTCCCGGAAACAGGACTGGCTTTTAAAACAGTGGATGTGGAAGGCTGGCGGCGCCAGCTGTCGTTTCAAGTCTTCAAAGCAGGCTGGAAAGCGTTACTGGGGACACGCCAGGCCGCCCGCATCATTCGTGAGTTTTCGCCGCAGATAGTGATAGGGACGGGAGGGTATGTTTGCCTCCCCGTAGTATGGTCTGCCGCCAGGCAAGGTATCCCCACTGTCATCCATGAGCAGAATGCCCTGCCGGGGTTAACCAATAAATTTTTGTCCCGCTGGGTGGAAAGAATTCTTCTCACCTTTCCCGAATCGGAGAAAGCTTTTCCGCCCAAGGTGAAGAGCAAACTAAATCTCACGGGGCTGCCCGTGAGGCCCGTGATTTTACAGACTACACGGGAAGAAGGCTTGAAGTATTTTAACTTTTCCCCCCATAAGCTGACGCTCCTGGGAGTAGGAGGGTCCAGGGGGGCCAAAAGTATTAATCAGGCTTTTGTGTATGTGTTAAAGAGGTTAGCCTCCGACTCCAGGGTTCAGGTTATCCATATCACCGGCCAAAGCGGTTACGAGGAATTCAAGAGAGACCTGGCCGCGGCAGGTATAGACCTGGCGAATTGTGGAAATATTACTATAAGACCCTATCTTTCCCAAATGGAGTATGCCCTGGCCTGTGCCGACTTGTGTGTCACCAGGGCGGGGGCTACTTTCCTGGCGGAGATGACGGCCAAAGGAGTACCGGCCGTTTTAATACCTTACCCTTTTGCTGCGGAAAACCACCAGGAATACAATGCCAGGGCCCTGGTCCATGCAGGTGCTGCGGAAATGATTTTAGATAAGGCTCTCACGGGACAAATACTCCTAAAATCTGTTCAAGGAATTCTTTTTGCTGAAAACAGGAGAAAGCAAATGGCCGTGGCCAGCAAAAACGCAGGAAAACCTGACGCAACCGAGAAGATATTACAGGTAATTAGAAGCTTAGTATAA
- the murD gene encoding UDP-N-acetylmuramoyl-L-alanine--D-glutamate ligase: MEVKGKVVVVIGAGKSGMAAAQFLASHGSRVYLNDIKTRENLEERSLHNLEKMGITLLLGAHGDIAGLQPDLVIVSPGVPLTIPPVAEARERNIPVWSEMELASRFTKAPMVVVTGTNGKTTTTALIGQIMEDAGFKTFVGGNIGVPFISEAEQLQPQDVAILEASSFQLETTESFKPFISLILNITPDHIDWHGSLEGYIKAKAKIFARQDEKDWLILNGDDRETRALAGLAKAKVLFFSRKHILEEGICVENGYLVVKLEGKTVPVIKPEEIFIKGSHNLENALAAVGAGWLMGVSAESLERSLRTFPGVPHRLEPVLNIDGVRYINDSKGTNPDASIKALEAYPDPIILIAGGKSKGSDFTSFAEMIKDRVKALVLVGQAAGEIEEAVKKTGYYNYYRVETFKDAVYKARDLANQGDIVLLSPACASFDMFRSYEHRGEVFKELVHELAKND, from the coding sequence ATGGAAGTAAAAGGAAAAGTCGTTGTGGTCATCGGGGCCGGTAAGAGCGGTATGGCTGCCGCCCAGTTTCTGGCATCCCACGGGTCCCGTGTCTATTTAAATGATATTAAGACCCGGGAAAATTTAGAGGAAAGAAGTTTACATAACCTGGAGAAGATGGGTATAACACTCTTATTGGGAGCCCATGGGGATATTGCCGGATTGCAGCCGGATTTGGTGATCGTGAGCCCCGGTGTACCCCTGACCATTCCCCCTGTGGCTGAAGCCAGGGAGAGGAACATCCCGGTATGGAGTGAAATGGAACTGGCCTCCCGCTTTACTAAAGCGCCAATGGTTGTGGTGACAGGGACCAACGGGAAAACTACCACTACTGCTCTCATTGGGCAGATCATGGAAGATGCCGGTTTTAAGACTTTTGTGGGGGGAAACATCGGCGTTCCTTTTATCAGCGAAGCCGAACAGCTTCAACCTCAGGATGTGGCAATCCTGGAAGCCTCCAGTTTTCAATTGGAAACCACAGAATCCTTTAAACCTTTTATCTCCCTGATTTTAAACATCACACCCGACCACATCGACTGGCACGGCTCCTTAGAAGGCTACATCAAAGCTAAGGCCAAGATATTTGCCCGCCAGGATGAAAAGGACTGGCTCATTCTTAACGGGGATGACCGGGAGACCCGGGCTTTGGCGGGTCTAGCCAAGGCGAAAGTTCTATTCTTCAGCCGCAAGCATATCTTAGAAGAGGGTATCTGTGTGGAAAACGGCTACCTGGTGGTAAAACTTGAGGGTAAGACTGTACCGGTAATCAAACCGGAAGAAATCTTCATCAAAGGCAGTCACAACCTGGAAAATGCTCTGGCAGCAGTGGGGGCAGGGTGGCTCATGGGAGTTTCCGCGGAAAGCCTGGAGAGGAGCCTGCGTACCTTCCCGGGGGTGCCTCACAGGCTAGAACCGGTTTTAAACATTGATGGCGTGAGATACATCAATGACTCCAAGGGGACAAATCCCGATGCCTCTATTAAAGCGCTGGAGGCCTATCCCGACCCTATCATTTTGATAGCGGGGGGAAAAAGCAAGGGCAGTGATTTTACCTCCTTTGCGGAAATGATCAAAGATAGAGTCAAAGCCCTTGTCCTGGTGGGCCAGGCTGCGGGCGAGATTGAGGAAGCCGTGAAGAAAACCGGTTACTACAACTATTACCGGGTGGAAACTTTTAAAGATGCAGTATATAAAGCCCGGGATTTGGCAAATCAAGGCGATATCGTTTTACTTTCACCGGCTTGTGCCAGTTTTGACATGTTTAGAAGTTATGAACACCGGGGAGAAGTGTTTAAAGAATTAGTGCATGAGCTGGCGAAAAACGACTAA
- a CDS encoding cell division protein FtsQ/DivIB has translation MRQVLHPHNQGHPRRKKRNAAPVLGLWLFLLFLAILSGYYFLNSAFYALQQIEVRGNNAVSKETIVEQSGLAPGVNLFKIDTKAVSNKIQMLPSVKKVEVKRRLPSTLLLQITERTPIALVVSPDGFLQIDDEGVYIKKVQDFKDLHLPVVSGVPLENNLGPGSRLSKPGLSAALRLIQMMDKVLKENVTEIIAPSPQTITLKTLQGVEIRFGEPEEMERKVKIIEELLLQNGAIINNQTVEYIDLRYNTAPVIKRKK, from the coding sequence GTGAGACAAGTTTTACATCCTCACAACCAAGGTCATCCGCGTAGGAAAAAAAGAAACGCCGCGCCCGTTTTAGGTTTGTGGCTTTTTTTATTATTTTTGGCCATTTTATCTGGCTATTACTTTTTGAATTCAGCTTTTTATGCTTTGCAGCAAATAGAGGTAAGAGGGAACAATGCTGTTTCTAAAGAGACAATCGTAGAGCAAAGTGGGTTGGCCCCAGGTGTCAACCTTTTTAAGATAGATACCAAGGCAGTTAGCAATAAGATTCAGATGCTTCCCAGTGTTAAGAAAGTTGAGGTCAAGCGACGGCTTCCCAGTACTTTGCTGCTTCAGATAACAGAAAGGACACCTATTGCCCTTGTGGTCAGTCCCGATGGCTTTCTCCAGATAGATGATGAAGGTGTTTACATAAAAAAGGTACAGGATTTTAAGGACCTGCACCTGCCGGTGGTGAGCGGTGTTCCCTTGGAAAACAACTTAGGACCCGGATCACGGCTTTCGAAGCCAGGATTAAGTGCAGCCCTCCGTCTCATCCAAATGATGGACAAAGTATTAAAGGAAAACGTTACGGAAATTATTGCTCCATCCCCCCAGACCATTACCCTTAAAACCTTGCAGGGTGTGGAAATTCGTTTCGGCGAACCCGAAGAGATGGAAAGAAAGGTAAAAATCATCGAGGAACTGCTCTTACAGAACGGAGCCATTATTAACAACCAGACAGTAGAATACATTGATTTACGTTATAACACTGCACCCGTAATCAAAAGAAAAAAATAA
- the ftsW gene encoding putative lipid II flippase FtsW: MGFKKGSPDIIIFFTVMLLLALGIIMVFSASYYDTLEKDPYFYVRKQMTWGIIGVIAMIIMMKIDYFRLKPLINLAFVVTLILLVLVLIPHVGVEVKGSRRWINLGFTNLQPSEIMKLCMVMFVAKGLSRIGPRIKNFMLGLGPYLLLIGLVGGLIMLEPDLGTTVAIAGTTVVMLFAAGTRWAHLLFLGFCGVVGVAALIIQEPYRLNRIIGYLDPWAHASKEGYQTVNSLYALGSGGLFGMGLGNSRQKLDFLPEQHTDFIFAILGEELGFVGAFFVILLFFLLAWRGYRIALTCPDAFGSFLAVGITTMIVSQAFMNMGVVTGLLPVTGISLPFISYGGSSLLFSMVGIGILLNISRYSNSP, translated from the coding sequence ATGGGTTTTAAGAAGGGCTCGCCGGACATCATCATATTTTTTACCGTTATGCTGCTTTTGGCCCTGGGGATTATCATGGTTTTCAGTGCCAGTTATTACGATACGCTGGAAAAGGATCCCTATTTTTATGTGCGGAAGCAGATGACCTGGGGAATTATCGGTGTTATCGCCATGATTATTATGATGAAAATCGATTATTTTCGCTTAAAACCATTGATCAATCTGGCTTTTGTCGTGACACTTATTCTGCTGGTTCTTGTACTCATTCCCCACGTGGGCGTAGAGGTCAAAGGTTCCCGGCGCTGGATTAACTTGGGCTTTACCAACCTTCAGCCCTCGGAAATTATGAAACTCTGTATGGTTATGTTCGTGGCCAAAGGATTGAGCAGAATTGGGCCTCGGATTAAAAACTTCATGCTGGGGCTTGGTCCCTACCTTTTATTAATCGGCCTGGTAGGTGGTTTGATTATGCTGGAGCCTGACCTGGGCACCACCGTGGCCATCGCCGGAACCACAGTAGTCATGCTTTTTGCTGCCGGGACACGCTGGGCTCATTTGTTATTCTTAGGTTTCTGCGGTGTAGTGGGGGTAGCCGCCCTGATTATCCAGGAACCTTACCGTTTAAACCGTATTATAGGCTATTTAGATCCCTGGGCTCACGCCTCCAAGGAAGGGTATCAAACCGTCAACTCTCTTTATGCCCTGGGTTCCGGTGGTTTATTTGGTATGGGCTTAGGTAACAGCAGGCAAAAACTGGATTTTTTGCCTGAGCAGCACACAGACTTCATTTTTGCTATTCTGGGAGAAGAACTGGGCTTTGTCGGTGCCTTTTTTGTTATCCTGCTCTTTTTCCTCCTGGCCTGGCGGGGATACAGGATTGCCCTGACCTGCCCCGATGCTTTTGGCAGTTTCTTAGCGGTGGGGATCACGACGATGATTGTGTCCCAGGCCTTTATGAATATGGGCGTAGTCACAGGGCTTTTGCCCGTAACAGGGATCAGTTTACCCTTTATCAGTTACGGTGGTTCCTCACTCTTATTCTCCATGGTGGGGATCGGTATTCTCTTAAATATCTCACGCTACAGCAACAGTCCATGA
- the murC gene encoding UDP-N-acetylmuramate--L-alanine ligase: protein MTDKQWMHFIGIGGAGMSGIAKVLLELGYKVSGSDLSSSEVTKRLESMGASIYRGHQENNLDKRVDTVVVSSAVPKDNPEVVKAQRLGIPVIQRAEMLGHLMDLQKGIAVAGAHGKTTTTSMISLIFEKNGYDPTVVVGGELNDIGGNAKLGTGKYLVAEADESDGSFLKLKPTITVVTNVEDDHLDYYGTRENIQKAFREFIIRTPKEGFSVLCLDDPVLSKMIPQLKGETQIITYGFTPEAHFTAVNINLDGITTSATVLQQGKALGEIFLNVPGKHNVLNALATVAVGINCGLTFQEIVNGLQSFHGVQRRFQHVGRVNDIQVVDDYAHHPTEIKATLAAARTTRPKRVVAVFQPHRFTRTQLLAHEFGTAFTDSDILILNEIYPAGEKPIPGVSAQLIAEQIRAQTYQTLEYIADKNDITKRLLEIVQPGDLVLTLGAGNIWTVGQELVRALKEKETAKA from the coding sequence GTGACGGATAAGCAATGGATGCACTTTATTGGCATCGGTGGCGCCGGAATGAGTGGTATAGCTAAGGTCTTGTTGGAACTAGGATATAAAGTTTCAGGTTCTGATTTAAGCAGTTCAGAGGTCACTAAAAGGTTAGAAAGCATGGGTGCCTCTATTTACCGGGGACACCAGGAGAATAATTTAGACAAAAGAGTAGACACAGTTGTGGTATCTTCCGCCGTACCCAAAGATAATCCAGAGGTGGTGAAAGCACAACGATTAGGGATCCCAGTCATACAGAGGGCGGAAATGCTGGGACATCTGATGGATTTGCAAAAAGGCATAGCCGTAGCGGGAGCCCATGGAAAAACAACAACGACTTCCATGATCTCCCTCATATTTGAGAAAAATGGTTATGACCCCACCGTGGTGGTGGGGGGTGAACTGAACGATATAGGTGGAAATGCCAAATTAGGCACCGGAAAATACCTGGTGGCCGAAGCGGATGAGTCCGATGGTTCTTTTTTAAAACTGAAACCAACCATTACCGTGGTTACCAATGTGGAAGATGACCATTTGGATTACTACGGTACACGGGAAAACATTCAAAAAGCCTTCCGGGAATTTATCATCCGGACACCCAAAGAGGGCTTTTCCGTACTTTGCCTCGATGACCCAGTGCTCTCCAAAATGATTCCCCAGCTTAAGGGAGAAACCCAAATCATTACCTACGGGTTTACTCCAGAGGCTCACTTTACCGCCGTAAATATTAATTTGGATGGGATAACTACCAGCGCCACAGTGCTGCAGCAGGGAAAGGCCCTGGGAGAAATATTCCTCAACGTACCCGGGAAACATAATGTCTTGAATGCCTTAGCGACAGTAGCCGTGGGTATTAACTGCGGGCTTACCTTTCAAGAGATCGTGAATGGTCTCCAGTCTTTCCACGGGGTACAGAGACGGTTTCAACATGTTGGCCGGGTCAACGACATTCAGGTAGTAGATGACTATGCCCATCATCCCACGGAAATAAAAGCAACCTTGGCGGCGGCCAGGACCACCAGACCTAAGCGTGTGGTGGCTGTCTTCCAGCCCCATCGTTTTACCCGGACCCAGCTTTTGGCCCATGAGTTCGGTACGGCTTTCACAGATTCCGATATACTGATTCTTAACGAAATCTATCCCGCCGGGGAAAAGCCTATTCCAGGCGTCAGCGCTCAGCTTATCGCCGAGCAGATCAGGGCGCAGACCTACCAGACCTTGGAATACATAGCGGATAAAAATGATATTACGAAAAGACTGCTAGAGATTGTACAGCCAGGTGACCTGGTCTTAACCCTGGGAGCGGGGAACATCTGGACCGTGGGCCAGGAACTGGTCCGGGCCTTGAAGGAAAAAGAGACAGCAAAAGCTTGA
- the murB gene encoding UDP-N-acetylmuramate dehydrogenase, whose product MDTGELYQKLKEAGHFEIRMNEPLSKHTTWRVGGPAEIMCLPESPEDCAVILRISSTYQIPVTLLGSGSNVLVSDRGLKGVVIKTKKLKTIVWDGMRVTAGAGVSLPFLSQEAYKKSLAGLEFAAGIPGTLGGAVIMNAGAHGSSLSQVVSRVTTLTEEGRFKIYAKDALKFNYRSSILKNKKELVVEVNLTLQPGDPGQMKNSMEKYLREREAKQPLHLPNAGSVFKNPPGDSAGRLIEAAGAKGWRVGDAQISEKHANFIVNLGKAKAADIIQLIEEVQRTVQEKFSITLETEVIFLGI is encoded by the coding sequence ATGGATACAGGAGAGCTTTACCAAAAGCTAAAAGAAGCAGGCCATTTTGAGATTCGCATGAATGAACCCCTAAGTAAACATACGACCTGGCGTGTAGGCGGTCCGGCGGAAATCATGTGCCTGCCGGAATCACCGGAGGACTGTGCTGTAATTTTGAGAATAAGTTCTACATACCAGATTCCTGTTACGCTTCTTGGTTCCGGTTCCAATGTGCTGGTGTCCGACCGGGGACTCAAGGGTGTAGTTATCAAAACAAAAAAGCTAAAAACAATAGTCTGGGATGGGATGCGGGTCACCGCAGGGGCAGGTGTATCCTTGCCTTTTTTGTCTCAGGAGGCTTATAAAAAAAGCCTGGCTGGACTGGAGTTTGCCGCAGGTATCCCGGGAACTTTAGGAGGAGCGGTCATCATGAATGCAGGAGCCCACGGCTCCTCCTTGAGTCAGGTGGTTTCCCGGGTAACCACGCTCACTGAAGAGGGAAGGTTTAAAATATATGCTAAAGACGCACTAAAGTTTAATTACCGGAGCAGTATTTTAAAAAATAAAAAAGAACTTGTGGTGGAAGTGAATTTAACTTTACAGCCCGGTGACCCTGGGCAGATGAAAAACTCTATGGAGAAATATTTGCGGGAACGTGAGGCCAAACAGCCTCTCCACCTTCCCAATGCGGGAAGCGTGTTTAAAAATCCTCCGGGGGACTCGGCGGGGCGCTTGATTGAGGCTGCGGGGGCTAAGGGCTGGCGCGTAGGGGATGCCCAAATTTCGGAAAAACATGCTAATTTTATTGTGAATTTAGGCAAAGCCAAAGCCGCGGATATTATCCAGTTAATTGAGGAGGTGCAAAGAACAGTTCAGGAAAAATTTTCGATAACCCTGGAAACTGAAGTGATCTTCTTAGGAATTTAG
- the murA gene encoding UDP-N-acetylglucosamine 1-carboxyvinyltransferase → MEKYVIVGGNRLSGTVRVSGAKNAVLTILPACLLSKGVCTIHEVPRLSDVFVMKEVLECLGAHVEFTGNTMVVNASRISTLEVPEKLTRMMRASNLVMGPLLSRFKQVKLAYPGGCSIGSRPMDQHLRGMKIMGAKVTEKYGYIEAQVTKLTGSEIYLDFPSVGATENLMMAAVLADGVTIIRNAAREPEIVDLQNFLNGMGAKIRGAGTDIIKIQGVRELGSTEHTIIPDRIEAGTFMVAAAISRGDVCLENVIPEHIEAVIAKLKEAGVGIEEKGDCVRVFYQGPTRGVDYKTMPYPGFPTDMQAQIMALMAISEGTSIVSETIFENRFKHVDELRRMGADIHVESRIAIVKGVQRLTGAHVEASDLRAGAALVIAGLAAHGATVLEKVYHIDRGYERFEFKLRGLGAQILRVNGDSKGPHNRKEK, encoded by the coding sequence ATGGAAAAGTATGTAATTGTCGGCGGGAACAGGTTGTCAGGAACTGTGCGTGTAAGCGGTGCCAAAAATGCAGTCTTGACCATCTTACCCGCCTGTCTCCTGTCTAAGGGGGTTTGTACCATTCATGAAGTTCCCAGGCTGAGTGATGTCTTTGTCATGAAAGAGGTTCTGGAGTGCCTGGGCGCCCACGTAGAATTTACGGGTAATACTATGGTGGTGAATGCTTCGCGGATAAGCACATTGGAAGTTCCCGAAAAATTAACGCGGATGATGCGGGCATCTAATCTGGTTATGGGGCCTCTGCTTTCCCGTTTTAAGCAGGTGAAGTTAGCTTATCCGGGCGGCTGCTCCATAGGTTCCCGACCCATGGACCAGCATTTGCGGGGAATGAAAATCATGGGCGCTAAAGTAACCGAAAAGTATGGCTATATCGAGGCCCAGGTCACTAAACTCACGGGAAGCGAGATCTACTTGGATTTTCCCAGCGTAGGGGCTACGGAGAATCTCATGATGGCTGCAGTTTTAGCTGATGGTGTCACGATCATAAGAAACGCTGCCAGGGAACCGGAAATTGTGGACCTGCAAAATTTTCTAAACGGTATGGGAGCTAAAATCAGAGGTGCCGGCACAGACATCATCAAGATTCAAGGAGTTCGAGAATTAGGTTCTACCGAACATACCATTATACCGGACCGTATCGAAGCGGGAACTTTTATGGTAGCCGCAGCCATCAGCCGCGGAGATGTTTGCCTTGAAAACGTAATTCCCGAGCATATTGAAGCTGTCATTGCCAAGCTGAAAGAAGCAGGTGTGGGGATAGAAGAAAAGGGCGATTGCGTCCGGGTCTTTTATCAAGGTCCTACCAGGGGTGTGGATTATAAAACAATGCCCTATCCCGGTTTTCCCACCGATATGCAGGCGCAGATCATGGCTTTGATGGCCATTTCGGAAGGCACCAGTATCGTTTCCGAAACCATTTTTGAAAACCGTTTTAAACATGTTGATGAACTGCGTCGTATGGGTGCTGACATCCACGTGGAAAGCAGGATTGCCATTGTCAAAGGTGTGCAACGGTTGACAGGAGCCCATGTGGAAGCATCAGACCTGCGTGCAGGGGCTGCCCTGGTGATTGCCGGTCTGGCTGCCCATGGTGCCACAGTTTTGGAAAAGGTTTACCATATAGACAGGGGATATGAAAGGTTTGAATTCAAACTAAGGGGGTTAGGGGCTCAAATCCTGAGAGTAAACGGTGACAGCAAGGGACCCCACAACCGGAAAGAAAAGTGA